The DNA region GGATGCAGCTGCGGATCTCGCCGAGCATGCGCAGCATCACCATCTCCAGCAGCAATGGCGTCGTCGACTCCATGAAGGTGCGCGTCGCGCCGCAGctgcccccaccgccgccgccgccgctcgggcccggccgccgcggcgggggagggggctGGGGCGCCGGCTGGTACTGGCGGGCGGTCGCGTTCCCGGCCGTCGTGGCGCTCGGCTGCCTCCTGCCCTTCGCCTTCATCCTCGCTGCCGTCCCCGCGCTCGAGGCCGGCGGAAGCAAGTGCTCCTCCATCGGTAAGATCGACGGGCGCGATCTCGCGgcgttttttttttggtttgcATGCGATGGGTTGAGTTGTTGATTTGGTGCGTTTGGGGAGGTAAAGCTTGGATCTCAGCTCCCTTGGGCGTAGGATTTCGCGGTGTCGGTGGGAATGTGGGAATGTATACATGCTTATGGTCTAGATTCGTGCCGAGAACGTGTGATTTTTTCGCCCACGAGCTTGAGATTCAGGCATCAAGGTCAGGGCGATCTCATTTGCTCGATATGTTGTTTTGAACTGAAATAAAGGGAGTTGACTATTTGGGTTTATGATTCAGTTTCCAGGTGGGTAAATATGTGGATCTTAGGCATATAATTTCCTGGCATTGGCCAAAATGTGGCATCCGTATGCTATAGTTTTAAGCCATCACTTTGGTTAGATTGGGGACTGCATTTAGTGCTATCAGCTGCAGTGTTGGCTTTGGAAGGTTTCTTGTAGTTTTGAGCTGATCGTGCGAGACTGTAGCAGAAACTGTACTATGATTGATTCCTGAAAGTAGGAATATCAGTTTTGGTACTATGAGCACCTTAACCGTCATATGCTAGGGATATTTGTACTTGTAGCCCGATATTTGTACTACGATTTGGGACTTAGCGCTTAAGTTCGCCCTTGATGGTATAAAATGTGACTTATAGCACCTGCAACTTGATCTTGGCCGAATAGCCTCCATGGTATGTGGATGGCGGATTGTATCAATTTTTGTTTGTAAATTTATATTGCAATAAACTATCTAGTAGGGTTATAGGATATGGTTTTCTGTAAGTTGCTGATACAATGAGACAATTGTTTTTATTCATGTGTCATAAGTCATTTGGTATGGCAGTGGTGCTATATGATTATTTTCACTGCTTACTGTAGGTGTCCCGACCTGTTCCATGGTTAGCTAGTTTCTGTGTATGGAACTGACTTTGCATCGTAGGGCTTATAGCATGTGTTGTAACATTTGTAATCCTGTTTTACAGATTGCTTGGGGAGGCGGATAGGGCCTAGTTTCCTTGGTAGGCAGGGAGGCGATTCTGCAGTAAGTTAATGATTTGATTCGAGTAAATCATTACTCTTTGTTTCACTGGTTTTCTTAAAGGCGAAGCAAGATTTATTTATCGTTCTTACTCGATGTGAACAGAGGCTGGTGCAAGATCTGTACAGAATTTTTGATCAAGTTAACAATGAGGAATTCCCTTCCAATGAAAAGTTACCAGAATCATTCAGGGATTTTCTTTTGGAGATGAAGGATAACCATTATGATGCTAAGACATTTGCTGTTAGGTTGAAAGCTACGGTATGAAACTAACTTTCCTTGTTTAATCTCACATTGttgcattcaaattttaaaAGTTACATATGCTTTTGCCTTTAAATCAGCAATACCTAAAATTGAAATAGTCTTTTTGTGATGTTTATTTGGTAGCCCCGAATATGATATTAACTATGTATGTTTTTGGGCACACATAGTCCATATCATGTTTAGGGCTACTAAATACACATAGAAAAAACCAATTCAGCTGTACAAGAATGGCATGCACATGGGAACTCCACCCTATTCTGTAACAATATTGATAGCGTGGCATTATATGTTCTGCTTTGTTCAAATTTTGAAGACACACTTGGTTTATTTTATCCTCTGAAGGAATGATACGAGCTCTTTTTTCTTTTAATAAAAACAAAAGTGCAAGACATTACCGCTCAATAAATGGAGTTACAGTAATGTTTGGCAGTTGCATAAGTGAGTATATACTCTATACCATTTCTGTTCTAAATAACACAAGTATTGTTAtaaatttatcatttttccaaATTTAATTTACCTTTTACATTGATCATCTTTTTCAGCATGTTGGTCACCTTTATATTAGTCATTTTTGTTGTACACCGCTTAATGCAATATTGAACTTTGGCTCTTACTCCTGATAAGGTTCTTTAGTGCATTATGTTGTGTCTTCAACATATATGTATTCTAATGCATATGCTTTTCTTGCAGATGGAAAACATGGATAAGGAGGTAAAGAGGTCACGGTTGGCAGAACAGCTGTATAAACATTATGCTGCAACTGCTATTCCCAAAGGAATCCATTGCTTGTCTCTGCGTCTTACTGATGAATACTCCTCAAATGCTCATGCACGGAAGCAGTTGCCACCACCAGAATTGTTACCTTTGCTTTCTGATAATTCCTTCCAACATTATATTCTAGCCAGTGATAACATTCTTGCTGCTTCAGTTGTTGTCAGCTCAACTGTACGATCTTCCTCAGTGCCTGAGAAAGTAGTTTTTCATGTTATTACTGATAAGAAAACATATCCTGGGATGCATTCATGGTTTGCTCTTAATTCTATATCACCCGCCATAGTTGAAGTAAAAGGTGTTCACCAGTTTGACTGGTTGACAAGAGAAAATGTCCCAGTACTAGAGGCTATAGAAAATCATCGTGGAGTCAGAAATCATTATCATGGAGATCATGGAACAGTTTCCAGCGCAAGTGACAATCCTAGGGTGCTCGCTTCAAAGCTGCAGGCTCGAAGCCCCAAATACATATCCCTGCTGAACCATCTCCGCATTTATTTGCCTGAGGTGCCTTTTCATCAGAAACATtctattttagctttcaatctGTTGCACTTACTACACAGCTCTTTCAATTAATATAGTTTAGTCAACGTGCTCTGGCAACTCCATTAACAAGTGGGTGTATTTTGTGTagtatttcaaaaaaaaaaattatgTCTTTTACCAGTTCAAGCATATCAATGGTAACACATTAACAAATTCCATGGTCATGGAGGGAATTGTCTACCGTTAAATGAAGTAGGACATACTCAAACCAATTCCAATGTAGTGAATATACCTTTATCTGCCACATTTACATGCATTTAATTTGACTTGATACTGTTAGAATGGGCTTAACGGTTACTAGCCAGATCATTACCACGTGATGCATACTGAAACTGTGGGAGCAGATTTCCCACGCTAACCATCCCACTAGGATGCATGCTTAGTTCTCTTTCTATATGTGATTATAATGAAGACAATCAAATGCTTTTCTATTTTTCTGTATGATTACCACGTGTCGTGTTGTGCACTTACGCATGCTGCTAAAATGTGCCAAGCTGCTATATTCCACTTTCCCTTTTTAAGTTTGCATTATCTTTTTCCCTTATTCTGGTGATAACTGGCTTGCACAATAGGCACCTTACAACTTTCAAGttaacttataacttataagaAATGTCGTGAAACTTTGTGGTGTGGATTTTTTTTTACCTGATCCATTCCCGTTTATTCAACCAGCTCTTTCCAAACCTCAACAAGGTGGTCTTCCTTGATGATGACATTGTTGTTCAGCGCGACTTGTCTCCCCTTTGGGAGATCAATCTTGAAGGGAAGGTAAATGGAGCTGTGGAAACGTGCAGAGGTGAAGACAACTGGGTGATGTCTAAGCGTTTCAGGACATATTTCAACTTCTCTCACCCAGTGATATCTCAAAGTCTTGACCCAGATGAATGTGCTTGGGCATATGGGATGAATATCTTTGATCTGGCAGCTTGGAGGAAGACAAACATCAGGGATACATATCATTTCTGGTTGAAGGAGGTATGTATTTTACCCTCACGAATCTCCATTCCTAGCCTTATTTATGTTCCATTATGTAGTTCATTGACTATGTTTCTGCATTGAAAATGTTCTGGTTTTGTGCTGTGTCCACCGTTCCAAAATCTTGAAAAATTATTGATGCAACAATCTGGTCTAAATGTAAAAGGTTCAATTTCATTCTTTTTCTTCTATCCGCTGTTGTTCACTATGTGCCATTATTTGCCATTACAATAACTTCAATTCAATCTCTTCTGCAGAATCTAAAATCTGGTCTTACTCTCTGGAAATTTGGTACTTTACCACCTGCGCTTATAGCATTCAGGGGTCATGTGCATGGAATAGATCCATCTTGGCACCTGCTTGGCTTAGGATACCAAGAAAAGACAGATATTGAGAGTGTCAGGAGGGCTGCAGTGATCCATTATAATGGCCAGTGCAAGCCATGGCTAGACATTGCTTTTAAGAACCTACAGCCATTCTGGGCAAGGCATGTAAATTACTCCAACGACTTTGTTAGAAACTGCCATATTTTGGAGCCCCAGTATGACAAGGAGTGAATTAGCAAATACTGGACACAGTGAGTGATTATAGTTCATGATTCATTTGTTGGCTGGAGAGGCTGATTGCTGTTGGATAGGAATATATTGGTTAATCAGGAAAGCAATCGGCATTGGATACAACTGACCATCCCCTGCATCGACCGGCATGCAAATACATGGAGTTTTCATCTGTATCATAGGGGAACACAAATTCTTTTCATCTGTATCATATGGGTGCATCATTCTTTTCCATACTGTAACTGCGCAAAAGAGCTCTGGGACTGGGCTGATCCTTCATCACAGAATAACGCACAAGGGCTAGAAGATTGAACTGAATGGTTGATCACGACGAAGAAAGGAGGCGGATATTATTAGGGCACAAGTTTATATGCTTTCCATCCATCCATTTAATTCTTTTTTTTACTTGGATACACTCGAGTCATTGAAATTTTGTTCTGGTAGTTTTGTGATTGCTTTGGTAGGTTGGAGATGATTGTAGTAGAGATGCCGTTGTTTGTGAGTAACCTACAGGATATTGTTACAACTGTTGACATATTAAAAATGTGCAGATAATTCTTTCAAGAGTTTTTGTGCTGAAGCTGAACTTGATACAAATATAGATCCAGATTTACATCACTCCCATGTTGACGACTGACGAGGAACGCAACTCAGTTTGCCTGTCGGAAGCTTGTAAATTGCCGTTGTTGGATGCCTTGGCGTCTGTCGCAGATAAAACATTTGGGTATGACCAAACAGAACAGCTGCTGAATTATTTGCGGTCACTGAATGGTCAATCGCCAATTAATTACCGGCCCACGAGCTCATGGACTGTAGCCTCTGAGGATGTTACTCGCACGTCGTAAAATTTCAACCGCAAAATAACCGATGGAACATTCCAAGGAAAACTGCAGCAAAAAAATATTTATTTAAAGATTCAAGATTAAACCTAAGAACAAGCCTTGGCCTCAAACTTGGGTAAAACTACAAAGGCGATGGATGTTGGTGCTAGGTACAGCGGCGAATCGACAGCAACAAGCACTGGATTCATAGCTGGAACACTGCCATCATCTCCCAGTTCCAACGGAACGCCGTTGAGCAGCATTGTCTTGCTCTGGAGATTGCCGTCCTTGGCCGTCAGATGATACTCCTCCCTCTTCTTGGTGTCGCTTGATGGCTTACTTCCAAGCCATGAAACTGCTTTCCTGAGCCTTTGTGTGAAGGAACTGCGCTTCTCAAGGTCGGGTCTTTTACCAAGGCTGACGTTGATGTCATTCTGGAGAGTGACATTGTATCCAGTAGTGTTGCTTAGGTTGATCAAGAGAAGAGTGATGCCTTGCTGCATTTCGAAATGAACATTTTTAGAATGGGTAATCTAGCAGACTGAAAACTAGACATAAGCTGACATCTCAGTGGAACAAATTCTCTTAAGACGAAATCTGTTATCTAGGAACAGCCAACAAAAATAACCATAGCAATTAAGCTTTAGTAATATTCCAAAATCTTCATGACTCGTCAAGCAATTCACTTGAAAAGGTATGTGACCAACTTACAAAGAGGTGCATCTCGTACCTGTTGTCTTCTACAATGAGCATAAGCACGCAGCCTACGTGGTGCAATGACATCAATCGAAAGAACTCCATTGCCCATAAGCTGATGCCATAGTAGAGCACTGATAACAAAAGAAATGATCAAAAAAAATATTTATCAAACCAACCTAAATCATCTTATGAATTTCATAACTGAAGCCTTGCCTGTAGTAATCAGGATTTGGCAGAAAAGTTTGTGTGTCAAGCAGACCGTAGTTCCCACCAATGAGAGTCTGCCGGCAGAACACCTTTGTATTATACTTGGACGCCATTCCAAGCTGATCAAGATACCTGCATGCATAAAAGAAGTCCATTACAAACTCGCGCATCATACTGGATCCCATCATCAGAGTAAAAGCTTGTGTCAACCATGAAAAGGAATGAAAGCTGACCAGATGCTGTTGATGAATGTATTCGACACCAGCGGGCCACCATTGTTGAAAACACCACCACTTTCACTGACCCAAGCAGAAGCCCAAGTTCCATGCCTTTGGATGGTAAGTTGCATGTCTCTATAAGTATCTTCAGCACGATCTAAATACTTTGGATCCAATATCTTCCTTATAAGGTGAATATCATCCCCTGAAAACGAAGTGCCATTGTTGATGCATATTGTCTATTGACTACATTAGTTAGCACTGCTAATGATAAAATGAGAAGGCCTGGCTAATATTGTAGCTATATTTTTGACTGGATAGAACTGATGCCATGTTATTTAAGATAAAAATTCAATAGAGTAGCTTATAAAGTTTTTTTCCTTCTAATGACTATGCAGCCTCTCCTTCACTCTTTCACGAGTAATTTATATCACAAAAATAAGCAATTAGTTTAAACAGTATGCGTCTGAAATAACAGAAAGCATTAAATAACTTATCATTTGGCATCTCATTAAATTATAGCGCACTTCTTTGTTTAGCATGATCacttgtttttttaaaaaaatacaaaagCATTCATATCATATATGGATTTTTGGTAGGTACGTTTTTTCCTAAAAAAAATGCCCAGCCATTTATTCAGATACATTCAGAATAAGCAAAAAGGCTCTGAAGACTGAAATGATTTTGGAACACTGAAACAGGACTATTGGACGAGATTAGAGTCAAAACAATAAATCACATACCTCCACCAAGATTATATACATGGTGAGTTAAGGCATTAACAACACCATGACCTGAAGTCTGAAGTAGCTGAGAATACCATTGTTGATCAAAAAATCCTCCAGGGGCTAACAGGAGTGGCTGGGACAGTGGCGCCTTATACAATTGTCGAAGGATGGATTTAAATTCAATTACATCCTTTCCGTAAAGTTTAGCATCAACTTTTGCTCCGATTCCATGCCCACTTAGCTCATTGCCTGGAAAAACAAGAACCTGTGTAAAATTGTGGCTCTCAAACTGTATCACCCCTTATCATCAGAACTCGCAGAACACAGTAAGGAGTAGTACAAA from Panicum hallii strain FIL2 chromosome 9, PHallii_v3.1, whole genome shotgun sequence includes:
- the LOC112874532 gene encoding probable galacturonosyltransferase 14 — protein: MQLRISPSMRSITISSSNGVVDSMKVRVAPQLPPPPPPPLGPGRRGGGGGWGAGWYWRAVAFPAVVALGCLLPFAFILAAVPALEAGGSKCSSIDCLGRRIGPSFLGRQGGDSARLVQDLYRIFDQVNNEEFPSNEKLPESFRDFLLEMKDNHYDAKTFAVRLKATMENMDKEVKRSRLAEQLYKHYAATAIPKGIHCLSLRLTDEYSSNAHARKQLPPPELLPLLSDNSFQHYILASDNILAASVVVSSTVRSSSVPEKVVFHVITDKKTYPGMHSWFALNSISPAIVEVKGVHQFDWLTRENVPVLEAIENHRGVRNHYHGDHGTVSSASDNPRVLASKLQARSPKYISLLNHLRIYLPELFPNLNKVVFLDDDIVVQRDLSPLWEINLEGKVNGAVETCRGEDNWVMSKRFRTYFNFSHPVISQSLDPDECAWAYGMNIFDLAAWRKTNIRDTYHFWLKENLKSGLTLWKFGTLPPALIAFRGHVHGIDPSWHLLGLGYQEKTDIESVRRAAVIHYNGQCKPWLDIAFKNLQPFWARHVNYSNDFVRNCHILEPQYDKE
- the LOC112874533 gene encoding heparanase-like protein 2; this encodes MEVWLLLLALICLHAAPRWASAEQPEEATVIVKGSTKIAETDENYVCATIDWWPPEKCNYNQCPWGQSSILNLDLDHPFLAQAIQAFDNLRIRLGGSLQDRVVYDVGTESPCSPFRNMSNGLFGFSVGCLGMDRWDKLNDLFQKTGAIVTFGVNALYGRYNVRRSIWAGKWNSTNAYDFVKYTISKGYPVGSWEFGNELSGHGIGAKVDAKLYGKDVIEFKSILRQLYKAPLSQPLLLAPGGFFDQQWYSQLLQTSGHGVVNALTHHVYNLGGGDDIHLIRKILDPKYLDRAEDTYRDMQLTIQRHGTWASAWVSESGGVFNNGGPLVSNTFINSIWYLDQLGMASKYNTKVFCRQTLIGGNYGLLDTQTFLPNPDYYSALLWHQLMGNGVLSIDVIAPRRLRAYAHCRRQQQGITLLLINLSNTTGYNVTLQNDINVSLGKRPDLEKRSSFTQRLRKAVSWLGSKPSSDTKKREEYHLTAKDGNLQSKTMLLNGVPLELGDDGSVPAMNPVLVAVDSPLYLAPTSIAFVVLPKFEAKACS